One region of Salvia miltiorrhiza cultivar Shanhuang (shh) chromosome 3, IMPLAD_Smil_shh, whole genome shotgun sequence genomic DNA includes:
- the LOC131016938 gene encoding clavaminate synthase-like protein At3g21360 isoform X1, which produces MLMEMSCKYFKVGRCEGQKVVDGEAVPLVLQPPEGGGGEVEGLLWAIRENKEWFEKTIVKNSAVLLRGFHVKNAQEFNDIVEAFGWEDIRYVGPAPRTHVYKRVWTANEGPLSEFIYYHHEMVLIKEFPEKVILFCEVPPPEGGETPIVPSFRVTERMLEEYPEMVEEMERKGLRYTFTALSKNDTSSMRGRGWEDAFGTSDRVEAEKRGKALGMEMEWLAEGGVKTILGPRPLTRVFEGRKGRRMWFNTVVGMHGNELSSPPPWPMQVKYRMRW; this is translated from the exons ATGCTGATGGAGATGAGCTGCAAATACTTCAAGGTAGGAAGGTGCGAAGGGCAGAAGGTGGTGGACGGCGAAGCTGTGCCGCTAGTGCTGCAGCCCCcggagggcggcggaggcgagGTGGAGGGGCTGCTGTGGGCCATAAGGGAGAACAAGGAGTGGTTCGAGAAGACGATAGTGAAAAACAGTGCCGTCCTCCTCCGAGGCTTCCACGTCAAGAATGCCCAAGAGTTCAACGACATAGTCGAGGCCTTCGGGTGGGAGGACATACGGTACGTGGGGCCCGCCCCGCGCACGCATGTCTACAAGAGGGTCTGGACGGCCAACGAAGGTCCCCTGTCGGAGTTCATATACTACCACCATGAGATGGTCTTG aTAAAAGAATTCCCAGAGAAGGTAATTCTTTTCTGTGAAGTACCTCCACCGGAAGGAGGAGAAACTCCGATCGTGCCTAGCTTCCGTGTAACGGAGCGGATGTTAGAAGAGTACCCGGAGATGGTGGAGGAGATGGAGAGGAAAGGACTGAGATACACCTTCACGGCCCTAAGCAAAAATGATACATCTTCCATGAGAGGTCGAGGTTGGGAAGATGCATTCGGGACTTCAGATCGCGTAGAAGCAGAGAAGAG GGGCAAGGCATTAGGAATGGAGATGGAATGGCTGGCAGAGGGTGGGGTGAAGACGATACTAGGTCCCAGACCATTGACACGGGTGTTCGAGGGAAGAAAAGGAAGGAGGATGTGGTTCAACACCGTCGTTGGAATGCACGGTAACGAGCTCagct
- the LOC131015739 gene encoding putative late blight resistance protein homolog R1B-16 → MGMFPEDCEVRVSKLTKLWVAEGFLRRLNRSKTFEEEAEDFLEDLVKRNLVLVTKRKCDGRIKSCSLHDLMRDLCIRKAHEEKFLVNFSSGLSVKGRKNQRRVSFTPLGLPYLSELYGLTIHTILCFHGISVANMLEGFRLLRVLDAGDVYVRSLPDQLFDLFYLAYLAVYYPRRIPTAISKLRNLETLSLHAKNNWRNFRLYLIRLPQEIWRMPRLRHLVFYSRLPNPEGITASSLENLQTLSIVSHTICSERILRMIPNLKKLEIDCSDGEIFLNNLVHLRQLEDLKLRSSFGIVFNHKDIFTFPKSLRKLTLSHVLLLWEEMTIVGSLPNLRVLKLTHWACKGSTWEISDGEFPLLEFLVIQKSFLEDWITESSHFPMLKSLVLDECSKLAEIPEDIGEIPTLELIEVKGKA, encoded by the coding sequence ATGGGAATGTTTCCGGAGGATTGTGAGGTCCGTGTCTCAAAACTCACCAAATTATGGGTAGCTGAGGGATTCTTGAGACGTCTGAACAGATCTAAAACCTTCGAAGAAGAGGCTGAAGATTTTTTGGAGGATCTTGTCAAGAGAAATCTTGTTTTGGTTACCAAGAGAAAGTGCGATGgcaggatcaaaagttgcagccTCCATGATCTTATGCGAGATTTGTGCATAAGAAAAGCGCATGAAGAGAAGTTTCTTGTGAACTTCAGCAGCGGGCTTTCAGTAAAGGGCAGAAAAAATCAGCGTCGTGTAAGTTTTACTCCTTTGGGTTTACCATACCTCTCAGAACTTTATGGCTTAACCATCCATACGATTTTGTGCTTCCATGGCATCTCTGTAGCAAACATGTTGGAAGGTTTTAGATTGCTAAGGGTATTGGATGCAGGAGATGTTTATGTGAGATCACTACCAGATCAACTATTTGACCTATTTTATCTAGCATACCTTGCTGTCTACTATCCTCGAAGGATACCTACAGCCATTTCAAAGCTTCGTAATCTTGAGACTTTAAGCCTTCACGCAAAGAATAATTGGAGGAACTTTAGATTATATTTAATCCGTTTGCCACAGGAGATTTGGAGGATGCCAAGATTGAGACATCTTGTCTTCTATAGCAGGTTACCAAATCCAGAAGGAATAACAGCTTCTAGTCTAGAAAACCTCCAAACACTCTCTATAGTGTCACATACCATATGTAGTGAAAGGATCTTGAGAATGATCCCAAACCTAAAGAAATTGGAAATTGATTGCTCTGATGGCGAAATTTTCCTCAACAATTTGGTGCATCTGCGtcaacttgaagatttgaagttaCGTTCATCTTTCGGAATTGTGTTTAACCATAAGGATATCTTCACTTTTCCTAAGTCTCTGAGAAAGTTGACATTAAGCCATGTGCTTCTTCTTTGGGAGGAGATGACAATTGTAGGCTCGTTGCCAAATCTTCGAGTGCTTAAACTGACTCATTGGGCTTGCAAAGGCAGCACTTGGGAAATAAGTGATGGAGAGTTCCCTCTTCTGGAATTTCTGGTGATACAAAAGTCGTTTCTCGAGGATTGGATAACTGAAAGTAGCCACTTCCCAATGCTCAAAAGCCTCGTGCTCGACGAGTGTTCGAAGCTCGCTGAAATACCAGAAGATATCGGGGAAATTCCAACACTCGAGCTGATTGAGGTGAAGGGGAAAGCGTGA
- the LOC131016830 gene encoding putative late blight resistance protein homolog R1B-16, whose translation MAYAALLSLARTTGEIILDQDRYSIPCNKKQQIRSIYEPFIFLQEFLEDFPEKANILDGQIRDLAYEAEHIIESFILMEARSHWWNVLAVKSKLKWQIRRIRKETNSITREVMIIKNNSADTVQLGASSSAAAGSPSRSAPIIKIGYMVGLHEDLLTIKSRLCGESPNLEVIPIVGMGGIGKTTLAKCVYDDPLTVQRFDIRVWVTVSQDYNADVVLSALLASMEEFDKDRSEESKDRSKEEKELPGAKVHKILKGRRYLLVMDDIWSTDAWDDVRLILPDDGNGSRIILTTRETDMAAYACRLSCPHKMRFMDETQSWNLLQQKVFAHLDCPPELENIGKEIARRCKGLPLAIAVVAGLLSTISNNPASWREIAQNVNSVTKGGQFENILSLSYTHLPHYLRPCFLYMGMFPEDCEVRVSKLIKLWVAEGFLRRLNRSKTLEEEAEVFLEGLVKRNLVLVTKRKCDGRIKSCSLHDLMRDLCIRKANEEKFLVNFSSGLPVKGRKNQRRVSVTRSGLPYFQKIYGLTMHTILCFLGISVANKLEGFRLLRVLDAGNVYVHSLPDQLFDLFYLAYLGICYLGRIPTAISKLHNLETLSLRAKNDWMNFITLNSFCLPLEIWRMPRLRHLVFYGRLPNPEGITSSSLENLQTLSIASHAMCSERILRMIPNLKKLEMYCSNYRPGENLLNNLVNLRQLEDLKLRSSFRIVFYQKDDFTFPKTLRKLTLSRVTLPWEEMTIVGSLPNLRVLKLTHWACKGSTWETSDGEFPKLEILVIEKSYLQDWITESSHFPMLKSLVLDECSKLAEIPEDIGEIPTLELIEVKGEARTSLVESAQRILEKQQEWGNDALQVRCMAHR comes from the exons ATGGCTTATGCTGCTCTTCTTTCCCTCGCCCGAACCACTGGAGAAATAATCTTGGATCAAGATAGATATTCCATTCCTTGTAATAAAAAACAACAAATTCGATCTATCTATGAACCATTTATTTTCTTGCAAGAGTTTCTTGAAGATTTTCCCGAGAAAGCCAACATCTTGGATGGGCAAATCAGAGATTTAGCATATGAAGCAGAGCATATTATTGAGTCTTTCATATTGATGGAAGCTCGATCACATTGGTGGAATGTTTTAGCTGTCAAATCAAAGCTAAAATGGCAAATAAGAAGGATAAGAAAAGAAACAAATTCAATCACAAGGGAGGTGATGATCATCAAGAATAACAGTGCAGATACAGTACAACTTGGTGCTTCTTCTTCCGCAGCAgcag GTTCACCATCCAGATCTGCTCCGATCATCAAGATTGGCTATATGGTTGGTTTACATGAAGATTTGCTAACAATAAAATCTCGACTCTGTGGAGAATCGCCAAATTTAGAAGTTATCCCAATCGTTGGGATGGGAGGTATAGGAAAAACTACTCTTGCAAAGTGTGTTTACGACGACCCACTAACAGTGCAGCGGTTCGATATTCGTGTTTGGGTCACAGTATCACAGGACTACAATGCAGATGTAGTTTTATCAGCCCTCCTAGCTTCCATGGAAGAGTTTGATAAAGATAGATCCGAGGAGAGCAAAGATAGATCCAAGGAGGAAAAAGAATTGCCAGGGGCGAAAGTGCACAAGATCTTGAAAGGCAGGAGATATCTCCTTGTAATGGATGATATTTGGAGCACAGATGCTTGGGATGATGTAAGACTTATACTTCCCGACGATGGTAATGGAAGCCGAATCATATTAACGACAAGAGAAACTGATATGGCTGCTTATGCCTGTCGTTTGAGCTGTCCCCACAAGATGCGTTTCATGGATGAGACTCAGAGTTGGAATCTACTTCAGCAGAAGGTGTTTGCACATCTAGATTGCCCTCCAGAGTTGGAGAACATTGGAAAGGAGATCGCGAGAAGATGCAAAGGGCTGCCCCTCGCAATCGCGGTGGTTGCAGGGCTCCTATCCACGATCAGCAACAATCCAGCTTCATGGAGGGAAATTGCACAAAATGTAAATTCAGTTACTAAAGGAGgacaatttgaaaatatattgtcTTTGAGTTACACTCACTTGCCTCATTATCTGAGGCCGTGTTTCTTGTACATGGGAATGTTTCCTGAGGATTGTGAGGTCCGTGTCTCAAAACTCATCAAATTATGGGTAGCTGAGGGATTCTTGAGACGTTTGAACAGATCTAAAACCTTAGAAGAAGAGGCGGAAGTGTTTTTGGAGGGTCTTGTCAAGAGAAACCTTGTTTTGGTTACCAAGAGAAAGTGTGATGgcaggatcaaaagttgcagccTCCATGATCTTATGCGAGATTTGTGCATAAGAAAAGCGAATGAAGAGAAGTTTCTTGTGAACTTCAGCAGCGGGCTTCCAGTAAAGGGCAGGAAAAATCAGCGCCGTGTAAGTGTTACTCGTTCGGGTTTACCATACTTTCAGAAAATATATGGCTTAACCATGCATACGATTTTGTGCTTCCTTGGCATTTCTGTAGCAAACAAGTTGGAAGGTTTTAGATTGCTAAGGGTATTGGATGCaggaaatgtttatgtgcaTTCACTACCAGATCAACTATTTGACCTATTTTATCTAGCATACCTTGGTATCTGCTATCTTGGAAGGATACCTACAGCCATTTCAAAGCTTCATAATCTTGAAACTTTAAGCCTTCGCGCAAAGAATGATTGGATGAACTTTATTACATTGAATTCATTCTGTTTGCCTCTGGAGATTTGGAGGATGCCAAGATTGAGACATCTTGTCTTCTATGGCAGGTTACCAAATCCAGAAGGAATTACATCTTCTAGTCTAGAAAACCTCCAAACACTCTCTATAGCGTCACATGCCATGTGTAGTGAAAGGATCTTGAGAATGATCCCAAACCTAAAGAAATTGGAAATGTATTGCTCCAATTATCGTCCAGGCGAAAATTTACTCAACAATTTGGTTAATCTGCGtcaacttgaagatttgaagttaCGTTCATCTTTTAGAATTGTGTTTTACCAGAAGGATGACTTCACTTTTCCTAAGACTCTGAGAAAGTTGACATTAAGCCGTGTGACTCTTCCTTGGGAGGAGATGACTATTGTAGGCTCGTTGCCAAATCTTCGAGTGCTTAAACTGACTCATTGGGCTTGCAAAGGCAGCACATGGGAAACAAGCGATGGAGAGTTTCCTAAACTAGAAATTTTGGTTATAGAAAAGTCGTATCTCCAGGATTGGATAACTGAAAGTAGCCACTTCCCAATGCTCAAAAGCCTCGTGCTCGACGAGTGTTCGAAGCTCGCTGAAATACCAGAAGATATCGGGGAAATTCCAACACTCGAGCTGATTGAGGTGAAGGGGGAAGCGCGAACGTCACTTGTGGAGTCGGCCCAGAGGATTCTAGAGAAACAACAAGAGTGGGGAAATGATGCCCTTCAAGTTCGTTGCATGGCTCATCGATGA